Below is a genomic region from Amphiura filiformis chromosome 19, Afil_fr2py, whole genome shotgun sequence.
gatGCCTTACacgttagaaaaataattatcaagcacgaatcacgtggtattatttaaaacaaactcatattgaccatcaaaacgaataaaaacagccggctctcaacacgcgatattcaaaattcccaccgCCGAttaaaattgtctagtgcaatgacgtcatggttatttgtgctaaTTGTTGTCagtcttcattgtattactgggacgtcattgcactggtcAATTTCGGCgcacgggaattttgaataacgcgtgttgagagacggcggtgttaattcgtttttatggtcaatatgagtttgtttaaaataaaaccacgtgattcgtgcttgatggttaattttctaacatataaggcataatgttgtgatttaaagttatcaaccaatcaggttGTTAGATGACCAAGGGTTAAACGAGgtaatgtatcatgttgcaaatgaTTCTGGCTAGGGTAagagatcttctctggtttatgCCTATAATGGTGTTTTACACATGTATTTAAAGAATAATCCGATTCCCCAATTTCGAGTGATTTTCCTCAAGCGGTTTGGATCATGGAAGCAAAACGCGTAACTTTTGCTAATTCGTTTCTCACAACAAAGACAATtgcctataataataatagtatttaGATTAGAAGACATTTCTGGTTCGTACCACGGTGTCTTTTAAAAGCCATTTCTTGTATAGTTAACCTAACAAACATGTCTAATGCTAAaaccttcacaaaaagtaacgcagacGTTATAAAAATTTATTTGTATGCCTATATATTATAGCTTCAAGACAATATCAAGCTCTTACCGTGTCATCATTAACAGCAGCGACTAGATCCGACGGTGTTTGGAAATGAAATATTTGACTTTCATCCAGGGGTACTCCCTATTGTAAAAGGAAAAATAAATTACgtgtaatatatatttttttaaatacctaaaCTACAACAAACACTCCCCATATAATGGCAAagtgcgaacaagtaaaatggggacttttggagctgcgaacagtcaaagggtctttcttggctttctggttaaaaatcgcctgaaaatactttttagagctgaaattatcaaaatcaggggtctttcggagctgtattttggtcaaatatagggggtctttcggagctgcgaaatccaaaaaggggggtctttccgggggagcatacccgtatggtcatttgtgtaagtgccccccccccagggAAAGGAACACTTGTAATGTTCTTTTTAGGACTATACACTGTGAAAAATAATTGCCTGGGcggatccaggtttttgaaagacTTGGCGCACATGAACAAATTTGCGCCAAGCAATCGTGAAAATATGttgtttcctttttctttttgttCCACCTTATACTTTTTTAGAGGATCCTGGATCCGTTCCTATGTGACATCTGGAAATTTAACCTCAGAATTTAATACACGAATTCAAGCCATGGTACTGCAATGAAATGCCTCACTAGTTTTTCTCAAAATGAAGTAAGTAACGCGTCATAGTAAAACTGATACCATATTAGGGTGAAAGTCTAATAATGTCTCTGctgtttaagggaaggggtatgaacgtttgggcagtatttattgtgggacaatagagcacatcagacatatcgaattgcattctgaatacgaaaaatgcccttctgatatcaaataattttgattttttgaaattcgcaatgtaatacacattttatggcaaattattaaaaattgatatttctgatatttaacagtactcgaagtaaactttatgaatctgatgatttatacttaaagtgtatgtaggtgggatgaaaagccgatgatcaatagaaaattttgacctttcgtattgaagatatggatttgttttcccaaaacaccaaaatcattagatttataaaacttacttcgaggactgttatatatatatcaaaaatatgaaaaatatcaaattttaataatttgtcataaaatttgtattatatcgtgaatttcaaaaaatgaaaattatttgatatcagaaagacattcttcgtattcagaatgcaattcgatatgtctgatgtgctctcatgtcccacaaaaaatactgtcgaaacgctcattccagatcccttaaactacTGCACATGGAATTCATTCAGATTCCAGACGTTCATGAACTTTTACTAACATTATAACTTAattatatataaaaacaaaatgctAATGTTGGCGATGTCACTGAAACTTACCGTGATGCCTGTTTGCTTTGCTAGGCAATGTTCATCGGATGAGTACCCATCTAGGATACCAACTTTCTTTCCTGACAGATCTCGCCAGTTGAAACTCGCACCCGCTCCTTTCTTAACAAAGAGTGTCTCAAGCTCGGCTTTACCGTAAGGATCCGTGAATTGAAATGTACGATGTCTGTCGAATGTACCCACCCAACCTGTAACATAGACATAATTAATTTAGTCATGGATGAAATGCCGAGTTGAACTATGATGTCCATATATTAGCACCAAACCATTATTAACTTCAACAAACTCTTTTCTTTACAGCATGGCatcttgtaattttgaaaacgATGGATATTACTAACCCATCATGTATCAAGATGATTGGTTATCTTCAAAGCTGGTTTTTGTTGAGAAATTCTGCTTCTTCCACCATTTGTCCacatgcaacattggatcctcttacCGCAATAAAAACCATCTACACGTGCGTTGTTCTTATACTGCGCCAAaagagtatccttacacttggaaaaataatcacaatttcaaaactgaactgcAATTGGGcaaatttgtttttgcaaaagatgcactatctaatcctgcacattatgccaccacattgaattcaatgtgacttcaagatgTAAAGTTAcaggcaattgaatagacgaaggtccagttttaaaagtgacaaactggcctatacgacagttgcgaagtaaatctagcaagaccaaaattagaagctttttacaaATTCATGCCAAATATAAGGGGCCCCGCCGTAACGGGCGCCCCCAAAAGACCTACGCCAAAACATATAGGCTTATATCTGAGACAAACAAAATACCTGGGCATCCGTCATACCAAAATCCCATCAGCCCATCACCACCTCGAGCGGCTTCTCCGGCTTGGTTATCCCAGCAACGCGTCCAAAGATCACCCATGATGCGACAATTCTTATCAGCAACCTTGCAAACTacaaaaaaagggaaagaaagaaagatatttcATAAATAACTAATTATATCACTGCAAAAACTGCAGAACACATCGGATGcaacacaaaacattttgaatttttaaaatgttatttttgaaacttgtcgtctgcagtcgacacccgcgtgaagttAAATAAGTTCTGCATGTGTTTTGTGTTGCGTCCGATGAATGCTATATAGTTActaaactaactaaaggattaggatttagctatgtttcattgggcaaaacaggataatatttttaatcccaaaaaatgagtactgtatttttctggaatggggagtagtgttTGAAAATTGAGGCATATTTGAAGACCtgggcgcaagaagaccgtaagtccatttggcccctcaacatgtatacactaaagttgtgtatagtttcgtatagtttggtaatgttttatacatgttcaggggccaaaacaaatctttcacaacctttcatgatgttttcaccctggaacatgtattaaaaccctaagaaactatacgtgactttagtgtatacatgttgaggggccaagtggacttacggtcttcttgcgctcaggtcttcatttattAAACACAAGTGACAAAACGGGTAAACGGTTACCTGCATTCACAAGGTCAACAAGAAAGCCTTTTAACGTTCCTTCTGCTTCATCTCTGTAAATTGAAAAGAAAgatatttaataaaaaataaacagaaacaagtaaataaataaaattactaTACTTTTAGAATTACACCATATTTAgcatggttttttttatcatggtTAGTGTCCCTATTAATATTTATTTACGTatagccagcaaacacaaaaatattcttaaaacgttatttcaaaacttttcaaTAAACAAAAtcgaaatgtcgggttatattatcatgaatgcgtttttaaaacgttattgaaaaaatattttgggcaagcaTTTTTGCAACTGGATAACATCTGTTTTGCATCATctgttttcaaaaacgttttacgcatgttattaaaacgtttttctgACAAGACTTGACATTTATATAGTTTCTGTAAaacgtgtgtttgctgggtatgcagTTTCTCATTGTGGTGATAATGTTCTCgataagggtatacgatgtactgttggtcgaagcagcaaaaaaatgtagttcacagcatcttgcgaatggtagtgagctttagcaaaatttgcattgctcaattcatagcgagcgtgtagaagtactcaaatatcacagatatacttttgtatgtcctgtggttcttgagttatgttttaaGAGGGCtgaaaacgtacataactcattaacaacaataaattaagcaagttttcaaagtatatgatttgtagaatgaacttttgcaaaacaccaaagtgttatttttcaataatatattgattcagaaatgaaaatcgattttttttggctgcttcgaccaacaatacttcgtaTACCCGTaaggtttttgtttttcaatctaCGCATTGATCCTACTCCCATACCAGATTCAGATGATTAAACAATACTTCATACAACAAAGAGTTGTTTTTCGCTGTTTGTATTTGAGGGATTGTTTGGTCGATCcgtcatgtaattatttcgtgtaagctaatcctaatcctaaccctaaccctaaccctaatcataactctaatcctaaactTTTGTTgtggttgtgtttttattttgattttgtggtctttttttcatatgaaacaaaaaattaaataattattctTTCATGTACTGATTatgctatgttatgttatgttatgttatgttatgttatgtttttgtttgtttgtttgtttgtttgtttgatggaATCATGAAGTCATCTATCAATACAACCATACGTCTATACTTACATGTATGCTTCTCTGTATTGGCCATCACCAATGGCAAATGTCCAGATGCGGGTATCGGAAGTTGACCCAGATCCTGAAGGAGAAAACGATTAAACATGTTAACGAGCCCCGGCGGAGGTGCCATGGTGTTGTTAACTTGGGCAAGCCGCTTTAcatcacttgcctctctctacccatggGTAAAATGGGGAGCTTAACAGCGGCACCCACCGTCTTGGTGGTGCATCCATATAAACAAAAGTTAACAAGAATTAAAAGATACTGAAAATATTTACAAAAGTTAACAAATACGAAAGAGTACTATAATAAAAATACTAATATTGTCCATTGCCATGATTGAGCGGCGAGCATGAAAGGCGAtatataaatgccaacatttattttaattatttataatCAGTTTAGTTCAGTTACAGCCTACAGCGTgtattaaaattaataaatgtaCACATTCACATATCAGAAAAGCAGTTAGAAGTGCATCAGTCGCGGGCAGTTTCGCGTCTTTCAGGATTAATTATTTTTTCTGTAAGGTGTGTGCATTGATTTTGGACAAATTTCCCGACAATTTTGGTATTTTGTTGCAGAAATAACTTGTCACGTAAGAAATAAGTTAATACcttaaacgttcgcctaatgtcGCTATGAtggtagtctgtgttacagaccgtgtacctatattatccatagggagagaaactactgggaaccacacactcttctatatagatatttatatttatatattatttatattttttatatatttttttaattaataaaaaatacttgttgttgctgttgttgttgttgttgttgttgttgttgttgttgttgttgttgttgtatttgtCAAAACAAATCAGGGTAAAAAAACGCTTTGGGGGATTTTCCCCAAAGTGAGCATTGTTGCCTAATTTTAACTTtacagatggatttgtcaagtctttgccataaaaaaatgcttactatatattttagaccaacaattttgcAATTATGAGGccaaaaagtttccataattccagggttaagaccagtGAATGAAACTTATTGGCAGGCATTGTTGGAATTCGTATTTTCATTTCCAATTTTCACACAATAATGGGTCAACGATCATAACAAAAGATTGATTTGGTCCAATGGTTGCAAATAATTATACGTACTGAAAACACCACAACTCGCACTAGTGGACCAAATAGCCTCATATCAGATGGCGTAGTTAAATAACCTCCATTAAACAACAATGGCATAGcatatgacctcaagttgtggagtatgagttttattTTTGTTCCCAATGCTCCGGCCCAATGCACTAAGGTCATTTGATCAATGTTCACATGGGGTTATGGAACTTTGACTTGATGAGTGAGCATGTTTCAGATTCTTGTGTCATTTGAGCAAACCAAATTACCAGAATAGTGCGTTATGCACGCTTGCATTTGGTATGCACTTGAATAGACTAGATATAGTTTTTGTAGCTTTTATTCAAGGGCAATATCgcgtaaaaataacaatttatacGTGAAAACAAATCTTATAATTCTGCAtatttttgggtgaaaaataataATGGAGTTTTGAAATTCAATACGGCTACTTTAAAATTGCTCATTGGTTGAGGACCTAAAAATATGAATCTTCCTGCGACATGATGATGATATCAGTGACGTCATATTAAGTGGCTATgcaataatggggggggggggtaaaattaatttatttatttatttatttattatttttggaaAGTCAAAATGGGGTGAAAGCAAATTTCGGCAGGTCGAaaggagggggcaagcgatttttagcacgCAAATGGGGTTTCTTTTTTAAAAGGTATATaaaaaattattgtaaaataacaTCCAAGAATATTACACGATGAACTTGCAAATATATGACAAAAGAAAGAAACTGTTGACctccatatacatgatatagcttTGTCATGAAAGCATGATCGTGCTATAGCTAATTTCAATGCACACAGCAATTATTATGTTATTGAACATACACCATgttaaagtaaaattatttgacttTATTTCGAGAAATGGTACAACGTGACACATCAAAAAGCAttcaatatattattattgtttgcACACGTCATGTTTGAAACTAGACATGTACTTTTTTAACCATATTGACTTTTATCAAGTTAGTATTCAGTTTGAAATCATTGCCACTTGATAAAGCGTTCAAATTTTACACCAGATACTTGATGgaaattaataatttattaaccctaaccccctaagggctttttggcgacgggaagggaaagaaggaaagaataaagagagaaaagaaggaaagaagttgtttgctctgggtgggattcgaacccgagacccctcgcttgccaagcactcggtcggcgacactttgccacgggtcttgggcttcgctggccagcgaaaccgtgcctatatatcacttagggcgattgcgtcatcaccccacgtgggatgcatgcacgaacagcgcatatatcaagtagtattttgtagtattcaggcgggttagggttaagggatgtggtatgaacgtttggacagtatttattgtgggacattagagcacatcagacttatcgaattgcattctgaatacgaagaatgtccttctgatatcaaataattttgattttttgaaatttgcaatgtataaatacacattttatggcaaatgattaaaaattgatatctttgatatttaacagtactcgaaagaacagccgacgatcaattgaaaattttgacctttcgtattgaagatatcgatttttttcccaaaacacccaaaaaaattaggtcttaccgtctttttgggaaaaaatcttcaatatgaaatgtcaaaattttcgattgatcgtcggcttttcctcccagctattagatcattaaatttataaaatttactttgagggcTGTTAGGCCtatgtatcaaaaatgtgaaaaatatcaaattttaataattgtgTGTAGTAGCTTACCTGAATCACCACTACCTGTACCTGCACCACCAGAACCTGTCTGAGCTCCTGTAGTTCCTCCTTCAGAATCAGTAGACCCACCATTGATATAATTATAAGTATCTCCTCCTCCCTTCTGTCCAAGCCCAACACATGCAATAACCAGTGCAACCACGGCTACCAGTAGTGCAATGACCACCAGCATCAGGCCAACTTTGTCTGTGCTACGATCCATCTTGGTCGCGAGGTTCTCTTTGGACTCGGCTATTTCCAGCTACGAAATCCTATATAAATATCTAGAtattcaaaaattaaaacaaaatttaaagaTTTGCAATCCATTGTTCtctccattttcatgattttggcgggggaaatcgcggattttttgcgggtttttttttttttttttttttgaaaatcggggtgcgtttttaggtctccaaaatcgcgtattcgTAGCAGCCCTACAGATTTTTCCAAAAATCCTTGATACTTGGACCACCATTGTTAGCAATCTTAGTGCTCTATCTATATAcgcatttgcataattttgctgAAGCTGTTTCATCTTCTTTTCGTATTGATTCCATAAGGTCAAATAAAAAATAagcatgtttcacgtccctcccgcttccATTTTTGATGTTCCTTCAATTATATttctattttttgaaattcagttaacATGACTCAAAAAGGAAGTTGAAACGCTTTCTAGAGCCTTGCTGAtaaacaagaaacacttttggaaggttctgtgatcattaaagggggcctacctctcagaacaacacaATTATTAAAAGGGCATCCTTTTTCGATACGTTAAAATAGCTcaatgggtatttacaccgattttgcgataaaacatagaaaataaaaagccccccttccttcagtttcttctttctttttttttacttggcctaactcaTCTTGACCTTCATTATCACCATTGTTATTTTTCATATAATTTCTATGGACTCTACTTCTTGATTGGATTGTCATTTTTGAATCCCACCATTGTTTGTTAGCCCTTTTACATTCTCCAGTATCAATTGTTCGATTTGCTGCTAAAAGAATTTTAGACTCCAATGAATTCCAAATAGTATTACGGTCCTCAAAAGAAGTTGCATCCCAATCaataaattggttttcaatttcattttgatcattttgtcaAGTCCTGATATTTTGTGATATCCCAAACAATGGGACCCCTATTgttttttgtgttggttttgccaAAGCTGGCGTTTTTTAAGTTGAGTAACAAGACATTATGGTCACTTCCAAGGTGAAATTCACGATCTTCAGCAACAATCATTTCATGAATAAAATTTACAACGTTGTAAAAGAGCCATAAGTAAATAATCAATTGTCAGTTAAAATGGATCGCATCCAAGTTATTTTTCTTCCCCGATATATTAACGTCTACAatatataagtaggcctatatcagaggCATCTAGATAGTCGAGCAAACGTTCACTATGTGGATCATGatgatcataatttttaaaatttcagaaacTAATTGTTTATACATTTCCTACACTACACTATGTAGGCCTAGTAGGCCCTATAGTATCAGTTGCCAAATTTATGAACAGTCTAAATTTGAGCAGAGTTTTTGATGCTATATTACCCGTCGTGATCGCATACGGctgtgttataataataataataataataataatcagacttgggacccgtcatgagtacgggtacgggtacaggtccgagccatgagtacaggtacgggtacgggtcccagactATGGGTACaggtacaggtacgggtcccaggccatgggtacaggtacaggtacgggtccgaagccatgagTACAGGTACAGGTACAggtccgaacccaaaatagggtgcaggtacaggtacgggtccggagccatgagtacaggtacaggtacaggtacggaaattgggactcgagtacgggtacaggtacgggtcccagtatgggtacagGTACAGGCCTGGCCATGGGTACAGGTACAGATATTGGGACTAGAAACATTGTATGAGTCCCATTATGGGtacatgggtataaacaaagctattgttattgattattgacattaatttattggctattataccttgctgtaaatacactctttgatgtcatttatacCACAACAAATGAATTAAACTACATTTCACACCAACAGaattagccctagaactctggccatagtatccgtttttacttccactagggccagaggcacttacattgaaaaaattgttggagatggttgaacgcaacagaacaaataaatgatgaaaatttaccttttcattgtgttcgtgggtcaccacaagagctgtaaaattccatttgaaaaaacatatttttcatatttatgcacACTTTCCCTACCTATTTAAATGAACCTCAATATTGACCAACATATTGTACCCATTTGTGTTACCTTCAATTTGACGATCCCTGTTGATTTGCCGTGAAAACGCTTGCATTTACTTGGAGGGAATTATTCAGTTCTTCcgttatttacatcattggcaTCATTTGACCTCTTGACCTGATGCGAAATCTTCCCTATAaattaaagaccgaattgaaaagactagtttgcgtatgacgtcctgtcaaccagaccaaaaatgccgtactgcgcaggtcagtaaccaatcacgtcgcgcctttgccctgacgtcagacgcaaactagtcttttttaattcggtcttcaattataccatcaTGCAACCGCATCTGACCTCGCCACATCTCGGGGtcgtcatgtccattttacttgtggggtggataaatgacggagtagtggactaggaatagtaaattaacatgaaacgtaaaacacctgtataaaacgagaataactcacgcatgtccgaccggccggccgcccgttggaataaaaaatacacgctggattgtcttggaactccaaatgctttagttacaaacagagattgcgctagtaaaaaatgcatttcagcccctgccaaagttcattttcggactcccccgtaaagtagaatagtccaaattatcgtaacctttgacattgccaATATCACACAAATGTCGTCTATTTCATACCGTAAAGAAGTATGACCAAGTTTCTGAAGAATATTGGTAAGTTTAAAGGCCAGATATCAGGCTAACGAATATGATCTGCATATATAGAAAGATCCGATCGTTGTCCGaacgtcaaaatttgataaatgtcaatggtacaattccaagcacgtgaaagtcgttaggtcatttctcaacacaatacctgtcagaggataatttacataggcacaaaagaccgtgttcaacgtagcgttactcagccaaacatggcagagtaggtcccggatggtcgtacatgttcctatctccacaacgttatacctttccaacaaggaaagagatacaaaaggcAACTGTCTAAACAGAATTagagaaattaattttgtcataagCATTAACGTTTTGAGTCATCATAAATGTTGCATTTTGTATGATTTTACTATGCACTTTCTATTCAACATTCACTGAACAAACAGTATAGTCATTCACCATGTGCAGTGATCGGTGATGTGACTTGAGTGCAAAGGCATGCACGACTATTATGGGTAggcttagtccgaataatcagacccagaacaaaatattaatttctgacatgatcgtgtactggggtaggctagctcgagatactctagctaaaatacaggtttacatttactatcttacattatcttgctgtatttcagctagagctcataacgacaagcttccgggtttttttggagaacaatactgttacgtaagatgaagaagaaacccgcctcggagcccgccctactcattatttcattgtacttattgcaatttgcctccacacattacgtaatcaacacaaagctgttgtgaggattagtgagtggataagaaattgacagtggaggatacgaaggacacgccgattgttagttgtcaatcatgaattgccgcaacgtaaaatattttactgcatggcattccgcaaacaccaagacaaattatgccgtatttttccaaagatcatctcatatgaagtaagctgaatgcgatatgtacttttgtaacattccgatcgcttttgatcacctattatcggcgaatttgcttgaaaacacgtgagttcatgttgtgtaaacataattagcatagacacaaatgaaattacgatgcaatacaatgcaatttgaatgcgcagcagatctatagaaataacgttgcccggttttatgcagaattagaccctgtctggggtAGGCTATGGTATGAATCGTAAGTTACACGGATTTTAATTCGCCAGAAAACTAGTACTAGTAATAGCTAAAAAATAAGCCGAAGTTTTCTCAAAACGCCTAAACACTGTAGACCTGGAGGCTTGcattagcacttgttcagtgcctgtatgggaccatgacaacccttctttgaaattacaaaattttCAAGCGCCTCGTTGACCGCTTCGCGGCCATGCCCACCCGTCGAGGAGCTTGATTTGccaaaattgcatattttgatgatattgttcTCTTTGTGCGTAGAGtagatcagagaagatgagaaagatGTATTTTGACAGCTTCTGACTCGAGCCTCGAATGCCAAGCTATCGATGAGCAcagcaaattcgaagctagacttCTTGAGCAATTCTAAACATACTATTATTCCCGggctattattttgtattataaatAATAGTAGGCTAGTAAGCCTATAATGCAATACTTCCCTGCTATCGTAACTTGTTACATCTGTAGTATGGATACCAATTTGAAATATACGTAAATGTATATccgtattctttttttttttttttttttttttagataagcATAAAC
It encodes:
- the LOC140141288 gene encoding L-arginine-binding protein-like; this translates as MDRSTDKVGLMLVVIALLVAVVALVIACVGLGQKGGGDTYNYINGGSTDSEGGTTGAQTGSGGAGTGSGDSGSGSTSDTRIWTFAIGDGQYREAYIDEAEGTLKGFLVDLVNAVCKVADKNCRIMGDLWTRCWDNQAGEAARGGDGLMGFWYDGCPGWVGTFDRHRTFQFTDPYGKAELETLFVKKGAGASFNWRDLSGKKVGILDGYSSDEHCLAKQTGITGVPLDESQIFHFQTPSDLVAAVNDDTVDVAFALNNVISTDDLDQTNAEIQCYSSGPGVMIRVDNDLLSWWNPAMARLLTSNKYIEICQDLNEEHGHQPGRKPKDLCFLD